A window from Roseburia sp. 499 encodes these proteins:
- a CDS encoding ParB/RepB/Spo0J family partition protein translates to MAAKRGGLGKGLDSLITDKVGSGNTTVETTNTKKAEPDKDVTFVKIGKVEPNREQPRKNFDEDALLELSESVKQYGVLQPLLVQDKKDYYEIIAGERRWRAAKLAGLKEVPVIIKNLTEQEIVEISLIENIQRENLNPIEEALAYKRLLNEFNLKQDEVAERVSKSRTAVTNSMRLLKLDERVQQMVIDDLISTGHARALLGIADGEQQYALAQQIFDEKLSVRETEKLVKKLQKQKTEAPKPAVDNSMAVFYEDMEQKLKAIMGTKVAIHQKNNQKGKIEIDYYSTDELERIMELFQSIHE, encoded by the coding sequence ATGGCAGCAAAAAGAGGTGGATTAGGAAAAGGACTAGATAGTCTTATTACTGATAAAGTTGGAAGTGGAAATACAACAGTAGAAACTACAAACACGAAAAAGGCAGAGCCGGATAAAGATGTTACTTTTGTGAAAATTGGAAAGGTAGAACCAAATAGAGAACAGCCAAGAAAGAATTTTGATGAAGATGCTTTGTTGGAATTATCGGAATCAGTAAAACAGTATGGAGTATTACAACCATTATTGGTACAGGATAAAAAAGATTATTATGAAATTATTGCAGGAGAGAGAAGATGGCGTGCAGCCAAGCTTGCTGGTTTAAAAGAAGTTCCTGTAATTATTAAGAATCTTACAGAACAGGAAATTGTAGAGATTTCTTTAATTGAAAATATACAAAGAGAAAACTTGAATCCAATTGAAGAAGCGTTGGCATATAAAAGATTATTAAATGAATTTAATTTGAAACAGGATGAAGTGGCAGAAAGAGTTTCGAAATCTAGAACAGCAGTTACCAACTCTATGCGTTTATTAAAATTAGATGAGCGTGTTCAACAAATGGTGATTGATGATTTGATTTCTACAGGCCATGCAAGAGCATTGTTAGGAATTGCTGATGGTGAGCAGCAGTATGCACTTGCACAACAGATTTTTGATGAAAAACTTAGTGTTCGTGAAACAGAAAAATTGGTGAAAAAATTGCAAAAACAAAAAACGGAAGCACCAAAGCCGGCAGTGGATAATAGTATGGCAGTATTCTATGAAGATATGGAACAGAAATTAAAGGCTATTATGGGAACGAAAGTTGCAATTCACCAGAAGAATAATCAAAAGGGAAAGATAGAAATAGATTATTATTCTACAGATGAATTAGAAAGAATTATGGAATTATTTCAGTCAATACATGAATAA
- a CDS encoding response regulator — protein MAIEVMIADDHSMVREGLKQLLELDGDILITGEASDGVECLKLLEESLPQVLLLDINMPNMNGLEVLERIKEKKIDTKVIILTVHNEVEYLLKAVEIGIDGYMLKDSDSNELKKAILSVIQGESYIQPSLIPILNSKMIERDVEKEKLNLLTKREVDVLKLMAVGSYNKEIGEKLNISERTVKNHISSIFKKIEVSDRTQAAIFAIKNNLINIF, from the coding sequence ATGGCAATAGAGGTAATGATAGCAGATGATCATTCCATGGTACGGGAGGGGTTAAAACAGTTATTAGAATTAGATGGGGATATTCTAATAACCGGCGAAGCGAGTGATGGAGTAGAATGTTTGAAATTACTGGAAGAGAGTCTTCCACAAGTTCTTTTATTAGACATTAACATGCCAAATATGAATGGATTGGAAGTACTAGAAAGAATAAAAGAAAAGAAAATAGACACAAAGGTAATTATACTTACAGTCCATAATGAGGTGGAATATTTATTAAAAGCAGTAGAAATAGGAATTGATGGTTATATGTTGAAAGATTCTGATTCAAATGAATTAAAAAAAGCAATTTTGAGTGTGATTCAGGGAGAAAGTTATATACAGCCAAGTTTAATTCCAATTTTGAATTCTAAGATGATAGAAAGAGATGTTGAAAAAGAAAAATTAAATCTTTTAACAAAAAGAGAAGTTGATGTATTAAAACTTATGGCAGTTGGCTCATATAATAAAGAAATCGGGGAAAAACTTAATATAAGTGAGCGTACTGTTAAAAATCATATTTCTAGCATCTTTAAGAAAATAGAAGTTTCGGATAGAACACAAGCTGCAATATTTGCAATTAAAAATAATTTGATTAATATATTTTGA
- the rsmG gene encoding 16S rRNA (guanine(527)-N(7))-methyltransferase RsmG produces MEYNLEKFKSGLNKLKIELSEQQIQQFLTYYEMLVEKNKVMNLTAITEFEDVVEKHFLDSLSLIQQIELHQNLKVLDLGTGAGFPGIPLKIAFPELEIVLMDSLNKRINFLNEVIDALKLEHITAVHGRAEEMARKPEYREQFDLCVSRAVANLASLNEYCLPFVIVGGNFISYKSGEVEAEVEQSKKAVFLLGGKIKDVKKFRLVETDAERSFIQIQKVKKTPKTYPRKAGTPSKNPIQ; encoded by the coding sequence ATGGAATATAATTTAGAAAAATTTAAATCAGGATTAAACAAATTAAAAATTGAACTTTCAGAGCAGCAAATACAACAATTTCTTACTTATTATGAGATGTTGGTGGAAAAAAATAAAGTCATGAATCTTACTGCTATTACAGAATTTGAAGATGTGGTGGAAAAGCATTTTTTAGATTCATTAAGTTTGATTCAGCAGATAGAGTTGCATCAGAATCTTAAGGTATTGGATTTAGGAACCGGTGCGGGATTTCCGGGAATTCCATTAAAAATTGCATTTCCGGAATTAGAAATTGTATTGATGGATTCTTTGAATAAGAGAATTAATTTTTTAAATGAAGTGATTGATGCATTGAAGTTGGAACATATTACAGCAGTCCATGGAAGAGCAGAAGAGATGGCAAGAAAGCCAGAGTATAGAGAACAGTTTGATTTATGTGTTTCTAGGGCAGTTGCTAATCTTGCATCCTTAAATGAATATTGTTTACCTTTTGTAATAGTAGGAGGAAATTTTATTTCTTACAAGTCAGGAGAAGTCGAAGCGGAAGTAGAGCAGTCTAAGAAGGCAGTTTTTCTTTTAGGTGGAAAAATAAAAGATGTAAAAAAATTCCGCTTAGTAGAAACGGACGCGGAACGTTCCTTTATCCAGATACAAAAGGTAAAGAAAACACCAAAAACTTATCCCAGAAAAGCGGGAACTCCTTCTAAAAACCCAATTCAATAG
- a CDS encoding sensor histidine kinase, giving the protein MIIEYLEKIYAEMYEQKVSLERDYKKNELLLKENIQFIYTLENSLDRNYESFSPRDINHESYEKIENLKEEKSQIEKQEEILRIKISDLNDHLAELEHVLKVVRENTKAIEEKEVLLEDDEFFRKKILETQEMERQRIARELHDSIVQNLTSIVHKIEFCTKLMDMDTVRCKLELQTMSKMVKRIIEDMRQVIYDLRPMSLDDIGLDVTLEREAAKWRNTGKVLVDYQTEGIIKKLPPLTSLTVLRIVQEACNNTIKHSGAKNIKIILSYEKEKVKVEIADDGCGFEVESIEHLQRDDGSGFGISIMKERVYLLSGKINIESIIGEGTKISVEFPIDKEEN; this is encoded by the coding sequence ATGATAATAGAATACTTGGAAAAAATATATGCGGAAATGTATGAACAGAAAGTTTCTCTTGAACGTGATTATAAAAAGAATGAACTTTTATTAAAAGAAAATATTCAATTTATATATACATTGGAAAATTCTTTAGACAGGAATTATGAATCTTTTTCTCCAAGAGATATTAACCATGAAAGCTATGAGAAAATAGAAAATTTGAAAGAAGAAAAATCCCAAATTGAGAAACAGGAAGAAATATTAAGAATAAAGATTTCTGATTTAAATGATCATTTGGCAGAACTGGAACATGTATTAAAAGTTGTTCGCGAAAATACAAAGGCAATAGAAGAAAAAGAAGTCTTATTAGAAGATGATGAGTTTTTTCGAAAAAAAATACTGGAAACACAGGAAATGGAACGTCAAAGAATTGCTCGTGAATTACATGATTCCATTGTGCAGAATCTTACCAGTATAGTACATAAGATAGAATTTTGTACAAAATTAATGGATATGGATACCGTAAGATGTAAGTTAGAACTTCAGACAATGTCAAAGATGGTAAAAAGAATTATTGAGGATATGAGGCAAGTAATATATGATTTGCGTCCAATGTCTCTAGATGATATTGGTTTGGATGTCACATTAGAACGTGAAGCAGCTAAGTGGAGAAATACCGGAAAAGTTTTAGTGGACTATCAAACAGAGGGAATAATAAAAAAATTACCACCTCTTACATCTCTTACTGTTTTAAGGATTGTGCAAGAAGCATGTAATAATACTATAAAACATTCCGGAGCAAAAAATATTAAAATAATACTTTCTTATGAAAAAGAAAAAGTAAAAGTTGAGATTGCAGATGATGGTTGTGGGTTTGAAGTAGAAAGTATAGAACATTTGCAGAGGGATGATGGTTCAGGGTTTGGAATATCAATAATGAAGGAAAGAGTATATTTATTATCTGGGAAAATAAATATAGAATCAATCATAGGAGAAGGTACTAAAATTTCTGTGGAATTTCCTATTGATAAGGAGGAAAATTAA
- the jag gene encoding RNA-binding cell elongation regulator Jag/EloR — protein sequence MEFIEVTAKTVDDAITESLVKLGTTSDKIEYEVIEKGSNGFLGIGSKMAKIRVRKKSDVEDFIRDFLKDVFRAMDMEVEITIEKSEDGKNIDVELKGNEMGVLIGKRGQTLDSLQYLTNLAVGKQVNEYVKVKLDTEDYRKRRKETLENLARNIAYKVKRTKRPVSLEPMNPFERRIIHSALQNDRYVSTHSEGEEPYRHVVVTLKR from the coding sequence ATGGAATTTATAGAAGTAACAGCAAAGACAGTAGACGATGCTATTACTGAAAGTTTGGTAAAGCTTGGAACTACTAGTGATAAAATTGAATATGAAGTAATTGAAAAAGGAAGCAATGGTTTCCTTGGAATTGGAAGTAAAATGGCAAAAATCAGAGTTCGTAAGAAATCTGATGTAGAAGATTTTATTCGTGATTTTTTGAAAGATGTATTCCGTGCAATGGATATGGAAGTAGAGATTACGATTGAAAAGAGCGAAGATGGTAAAAATATTGATGTAGAATTAAAAGGAAATGAAATGGGAGTTTTGATTGGAAAACGTGGACAAACCTTAGATTCTCTTCAGTATTTAACAAATCTTGCAGTTGGAAAACAGGTAAATGAATATGTTAAAGTAAAATTAGATACGGAAGATTATAGAAAGAGAAGAAAAGAAACTCTGGAAAATCTTGCGAGAAATATTGCTTATAAGGTAAAAAGAACAAAACGTCCTGTTTCCTTAGAACCAATGAATCCATTTGAAAGAAGAATAATTCACTCTGCATTGCAGAATGATCGTTATGTAAGTACACACAGCGAGGGAGAAGAACCTTATAGACATGTGGTAGTTACGTTGAAAAGATAA
- the yidD gene encoding membrane protein insertion efficiency factor YidD, whose amino-acid sequence MKRILIAIIKFYRKYLSPLKTTKCPYYPTCSTYGLQAIEKYGAVKGSMLAGWRILRCNPFSKGGYDPVP is encoded by the coding sequence TTGAAAAGAATATTAATTGCGATAATAAAGTTTTATAGAAAATATTTATCACCTTTAAAAACTACCAAATGCCCTTATTATCCAACCTGTTCGACTTATGGGTTACAGGCAATTGAAAAATATGGGGCTGTAAAAGGTTCTATGTTAGCTGGGTGGAGAATATTAAGATGTAATCCCTTTTCAAAAGGCGGATATGATCCAGTTCCATAA
- the mnmG gene encoding tRNA uridine-5-carboxymethylaminomethyl(34) synthesis enzyme MnmG, producing MPYVEENYDVVVVGAGHAGCEAALACARLGLETIVFTVSVESIALMPCNPNIGGSSKGHLVREIDALGGEMGKNIDKTFIQSKMLNVSKGPAVHSLRAQADKAEYSRTMRMTMENTDHLTIRQSEVSELIVEDGVVKGVKTFSGATYHSKAVVLCTGTYLKARCLYGEVINYTGPNGLQPANHLTDSLKANGVEMFRFKTGTPARIDKRSVDFSKMQEQKGDERVVPFSFTTNPEDVQIEQESCWLTYTNLKTHEIIKNNLDRSPIYAGVIEGTGPRYCPSIEDKVVRFADKERHQVFIEPEGKYTNEMYIGGMSSSLPEDVQYEMYHTVPGLENAKIVKNAYAIEYDCINPRQLNPTLEFKKIKGLFSGGQFNGSSGYEEAAGQGLVAGINAAMSVLGKEPLVLDRSESYIGVLIDDLVTKDNKEPYRMMTSRAEYRLLLRQDNADLRLSKKGYRVGLISKERYDWVIEKERLIQEEVERVEHVNIGANAKTQKVLEEHNSTPLKNGTTLAELIRRPELSYEDLAEIDPERPELKYDVIEQVNISIKYDGYIKRQMKQVKEFKKLENKKLPEHFDYEQVKSLRIEAKQKLNLYQPVSVGQASRISGVSPADISVLLVYLEQMYHNQKKEN from the coding sequence ATGCCTTATGTAGAAGAAAATTATGATGTGGTAGTAGTAGGAGCTGGTCATGCAGGATGTGAAGCAGCACTTGCCTGTGCAAGACTGGGGTTGGAAACCATAGTGTTTACGGTAAGCGTAGAAAGTATTGCATTGATGCCATGTAATCCGAATATTGGTGGAAGTTCTAAGGGACATTTGGTAAGAGAGATTGATGCCCTTGGCGGAGAAATGGGAAAAAATATAGATAAAACATTTATTCAGTCGAAAATGTTGAATGTTTCCAAGGGGCCGGCAGTTCATTCTCTTCGTGCCCAGGCAGATAAGGCAGAATATAGTCGAACGATGCGAATGACTATGGAAAATACAGATCATCTTACCATTCGGCAGTCTGAAGTGTCAGAGTTAATAGTAGAAGATGGTGTAGTAAAAGGTGTAAAAACTTTTTCAGGTGCAACTTATCATAGTAAAGCCGTTGTACTTTGTACCGGTACATATTTGAAGGCAAGATGTCTTTATGGTGAAGTTATCAATTATACAGGACCAAATGGATTACAGCCGGCAAACCATCTTACAGATTCGTTGAAAGCAAATGGTGTAGAAATGTTCCGCTTTAAGACTGGAACTCCGGCAAGAATAGATAAACGTTCTGTTGATTTTTCGAAAATGCAGGAACAAAAGGGTGATGAGAGAGTAGTTCCATTTTCCTTTACTACGAATCCGGAAGATGTTCAGATTGAACAGGAATCTTGTTGGCTTACTTATACAAATTTAAAGACACATGAGATTATTAAAAATAATCTAGACCGTTCTCCAATTTATGCCGGTGTTATTGAAGGAACCGGACCAAGATACTGTCCATCCATTGAGGATAAAGTAGTAAGGTTCGCAGATAAAGAAAGACATCAGGTCTTTATTGAACCGGAAGGAAAATATACCAACGAAATGTATATTGGAGGAATGTCCAGTTCTCTTCCGGAAGATGTACAATATGAAATGTATCATACTGTTCCGGGATTGGAAAATGCTAAGATTGTAAAAAATGCATATGCTATTGAATATGATTGCATCAATCCGAGACAGTTAAATCCTACTTTGGAATTTAAAAAGATTAAAGGATTATTTTCCGGAGGTCAGTTCAATGGAAGTTCCGGATATGAAGAGGCAGCCGGACAAGGATTAGTAGCAGGAATCAATGCTGCTATGTCTGTATTAGGAAAAGAACCTTTAGTATTAGATCGTTCTGAGTCATATATTGGTGTTTTAATTGATGATTTGGTAACAAAAGATAATAAAGAACCTTACCGCATGATGACTTCAAGAGCGGAATATCGCTTACTTTTGCGTCAGGATAATGCGGATTTACGCCTTTCTAAAAAAGGATATCGGGTAGGATTGATAAGTAAAGAACGTTATGACTGGGTGATAGAAAAAGAAAGACTCATTCAGGAAGAAGTAGAAAGAGTAGAACATGTAAATATTGGTGCTAATGCAAAGACACAAAAAGTACTGGAAGAACATAATAGTACGCCATTAAAAAATGGAACAACATTAGCAGAGTTGATTCGTAGACCGGAATTATCTTATGAAGATTTGGCAGAAATTGATCCGGAACGTCCAGAATTGAAATATGATGTAATAGAACAGGTGAATATCAGTATTAAATATGATGGATATATCAAGCGCCAGATGAAACAGGTAAAGGAATTTAAGAAGCTGGAAAATAAGAAGTTGCCGGAGCATTTTGATTATGAGCAGGTAAAGAGTTTGCGTATTGAAGCAAAACAGAAACTAAATCTGTATCAACCAGTGAGTGTGGGACAGGCTTCCAGAATCTCAGGAGTTTCTCCGGCAGATATTTCTGTATTGCTGGTATATTTGGAGCAAATGTATCATAATCAGAAGAAAGAAAACTAG
- a CDS encoding alpha/beta fold hydrolase: MKKQIRNFLLLTTMTTISIYGINKAISVSSVMKNLLKTDNGKFFTWRYGEIFYTKQGKGSPVLLVHDLNPASSSYEWEKCVKRLAKNHTVYTIDLLGCGRSDKPNMTYSNYLFVQLITDFIKNVIGEKTDVVVTGESSSFTLMACNMNPEQFNKIIVINPTNLVELCATPNKEKNALKFLIDMPIIGTLIYNIVFHSKNISKLFEEKYYYKGHMVPTKVLDTYYESAHLQNGKGKYLLSSIKASYTNINIVHALKKINNSIYLIGSREQNGITEVMNSYVAYNSSIEASYVDNSKYLPQLEVPEKLMDVLNLYLESN; this comes from the coding sequence ATGAAAAAACAAATTCGTAATTTTTTACTTCTTACAACGATGACCACCATAAGCATTTATGGTATTAATAAAGCTATTAGTGTTTCTTCTGTCATGAAGAACTTATTAAAAACCGACAATGGAAAATTTTTTACCTGGAGATATGGCGAAATTTTTTATACTAAACAAGGAAAAGGAAGTCCTGTACTTTTAGTTCATGATTTGAATCCGGCTTCTTCTTCTTATGAATGGGAAAAATGCGTAAAACGATTGGCAAAAAATCACACTGTTTATACTATTGATCTTTTGGGCTGTGGCCGTAGTGATAAACCAAATATGACCTACAGTAATTATCTCTTTGTTCAGCTCATTACTGATTTTATTAAAAATGTAATTGGAGAAAAAACAGATGTAGTAGTAACCGGAGAATCTTCTTCTTTTACTTTGATGGCATGCAATATGAATCCGGAACAATTCAATAAAATTATTGTAATTAATCCTACCAATCTGGTAGAACTGTGTGCTACACCAAATAAAGAAAAGAATGCTTTAAAGTTCCTTATTGATATGCCAATTATAGGTACTCTAATTTATAACATTGTGTTCCATAGCAAAAATATTTCAAAACTTTTCGAAGAAAAATATTACTATAAAGGACATATGGTACCTACAAAAGTCCTGGACACTTATTACGAATCAGCTCACTTACAAAATGGAAAAGGGAAATATTTGTTGTCCAGTATTAAGGCAAGTTACACTAACATCAATATCGTTCATGCTCTCAAGAAAATAAATAACAGCATTTATTTAATTGGAAGTCGAGAACAGAATGGCATTACAGAAGTTATGAATTCCTATGTGGCTTACAATTCTTCCATCGAAGCCTCCTATGTGGATAATTCTAAATATCTTCCTCAATTGGAAGTTCCGGAAAAATTGATGGACGTATTAAACCTTTATCTGGAATCAAACTAA
- the mnmE gene encoding tRNA uridine-5-carboxymethylaminomethyl(34) synthesis GTPase MnmE — protein sequence MKTDTIAAIATAMTNSGIGIVRISGEEAFSVIDKIYRSKKGEKKLSQEKSHTVHYGYICDGEKVIDEVMVLIMKAPNSYTTEDTVEIDCHGGTLVMKRILETVIKYGARPAEPGEFTKRAFLNGRIDLSQAESVIDVINAKNDFALESSINQLQGRIKDKIKEIRGKVIHEIAFIESALDDPEHFSIDGYGEKLMGIMNEVSDEVKSLLASSENGELLKEGINTAIIGKPNAGKSSLMNVLLGRERAIVTDIAGTTRDALEEQINLNGITLNIVDTAGIRDTEDIVEKIGVDKAKEYLLNANLIIYVVDSSTGLDENDEEIISMLSDKKAIILLNKSDLSQVTSQDVLQKVLKEKNIEKPVISISAKEQTGIDKLENIIKEMFFQGELSFNDEIYITNVRQRTALQSALSSFQLVKKSIEDGMPEDFYSIDLMSAYEDLGSIIGEAVGEDLVNEIFSKFCMGK from the coding sequence ATGAAAACAGATACGATTGCAGCAATTGCAACAGCCATGACAAACTCTGGAATTGGTATTGTAAGAATTAGTGGAGAGGAAGCCTTTTCAGTAATAGATAAGATATATCGTTCTAAAAAAGGAGAAAAAAAGTTATCTCAGGAAAAAAGTCATACCGTTCATTATGGCTATATTTGTGATGGTGAAAAAGTAATTGATGAAGTTATGGTATTGATTATGAAAGCTCCCAATAGTTATACAACAGAAGATACCGTTGAGATAGATTGCCATGGTGGAACTCTTGTAATGAAACGAATTCTGGAAACGGTCATTAAATATGGGGCAAGACCGGCAGAACCTGGTGAATTTACAAAGAGAGCATTTTTAAATGGAAGGATAGATTTATCTCAGGCAGAGTCAGTAATTGATGTCATTAATGCAAAGAATGATTTTGCATTAGAATCTTCTATTAATCAACTTCAAGGTAGAATAAAAGATAAAATAAAAGAGATTCGAGGAAAGGTTATTCATGAAATTGCTTTTATTGAATCAGCCCTGGATGACCCGGAGCATTTTTCTATAGACGGGTATGGGGAAAAATTGATGGGTATTATGAATGAAGTTTCTGATGAAGTAAAGAGTTTGTTAGCATCTTCTGAAAATGGTGAATTATTAAAAGAAGGAATCAATACGGCAATTATAGGAAAACCAAACGCAGGAAAATCTTCTTTGATGAATGTGTTACTTGGAAGAGAGAGGGCAATTGTAACGGATATTGCCGGAACTACCAGGGATGCATTGGAAGAACAGATTAACTTAAATGGTATTACATTGAATATTGTAGATACAGCAGGAATTCGGGATACCGAAGATATTGTAGAAAAAATTGGTGTTGATAAAGCAAAAGAATATTTATTAAATGCTAATTTAATAATATATGTGGTGGATTCATCAACAGGATTGGATGAGAATGATGAAGAAATCATTTCTATGCTTTCTGATAAAAAAGCAATCATTCTTTTGAATAAATCAGATTTGTCACAGGTTACTTCTCAAGATGTATTGCAGAAAGTATTAAAAGAAAAGAATATAGAAAAGCCGGTAATTTCTATTTCTGCAAAAGAGCAAACCGGAATAGATAAGTTAGAGAATATCATAAAGGAAATGTTTTTTCAGGGAGAACTTTCTTTTAATGATGAAATATATATTACGAATGTGCGTCAGAGAACTGCATTACAGTCTGCACTTAGTAGTTTTCAACTGGTGAAAAAAAGTATTGAAGATGGAATGCCAGAAGATTTTTATTCCATTGATTTGATGAGTGCTTACGAAGATTTGGGAAGTATTATTGGAGAAGCAGTAGGTGAAGACTTGGTCAATGAAATCTTCAGCAAGTTCTGTATGGGTAAATAA
- a CDS encoding ParA family protein: protein MGRIIAIANQKGGVGKTTTAINLSACLAETGKKVLTIDLDPQGNTTSGLGIEKEELENTVYELMLGECTVRESMIKTEIEGLQLIPSNVNLAGAEIELLGINEKEYILKNEVDYIQDDFDFIIIDCPPSLNMLTINAMTTANTVLVPIQCEYYALEGLSQLIHTINLVQQRLNPSLHMEGVVFTMYDARTNLSLQVVENVKNNLNTTIYKTIIPRNIRLAEAPSHGLPINLYDSKSAGAESYRLLAKEVIERKDV from the coding sequence ATGGGAAGAATTATTGCTATTGCAAACCAAAAAGGTGGAGTTGGTAAGACTACTACTGCAATTAATTTATCAGCATGTCTTGCCGAAACTGGAAAAAAAGTATTAACTATTGATTTGGATCCTCAAGGAAATACTACCAGCGGACTAGGTATCGAAAAAGAAGAATTAGAAAATACAGTATATGAACTGATGCTTGGTGAATGTACGGTTAGAGAAAGTATGATAAAAACAGAAATTGAAGGATTGCAATTAATTCCGTCAAATGTAAATCTTGCTGGTGCTGAAATAGAATTACTTGGTATTAATGAAAAGGAATACATTTTAAAAAATGAAGTAGATTATATACAGGATGATTTTGATTTTATTATTATTGATTGTCCTCCTTCTTTAAATATGCTTACGATAAATGCTATGACTACTGCAAACACAGTATTAGTTCCAATACAATGTGAGTACTATGCATTGGAAGGATTAAGTCAGCTGATACATACGATTAATCTTGTACAACAAAGATTAAATCCGAGCCTTCATATGGAAGGAGTGGTATTTACTATGTATGATGCAAGAACAAATTTATCTTTGCAGGTTGTAGAAAATGTAAAAAATAATTTAAATACTACGATATATAAAACAATTATTCCAAGAAATATTCGTTTAGCAGAAGCCCCTAGTCATGGTCTTCCCATTAATTTATATGATTCGAAATCTGCTGGAGCAGAAAGTTATCGTTTGTTGGCAAAAGAAGTAATAGAAAGAAAGGATGTATAA
- a CDS encoding YidC/Oxa1 family membrane protein insertase, with product MTQIILTQYSGKIIGPIARLIGYIMNYLYMFLDNVFGIQNIGICIILFTFIIYMLMIPLTYKQQKFSKLSQKMQPEIKEIQKKYQGKKDQASMMKMNEETQAVYEKYGVSPTGSCVQMLIQMPILFAMYRVVYNVPAYVSSVKEVYTPLVDKITNVSGFQDIIEKFVETAKVRPMYGLNFETATSTSNSIIDVLYALPSHGWELLKDSFTGLSDIISSTADQVAHLNNFLGINIANTPFSMVKNGWSEKDFILIIAALAVPLVSYLTQVINIKLMPTSSGAGDNDAMARQMKTMNTMMPLFSLFMCFSVPVGLGLYWIAGSMIRCIQQLIINKRMENLDLDVIIEQNKEKAKKKKEKRGIYQNQIANAAKMNTRNIQEPMSAKEKDAKIQQTAEYAKTAKKGSLLEKANMVKEFNERNNK from the coding sequence GTGACACAGATTATTTTGACCCAGTATTCCGGTAAAATTATCGGACCTATTGCACGATTAATCGGTTATATCATGAATTATCTGTATATGTTTTTGGATAATGTATTTGGAATCCAAAACATAGGTATCTGTATTATATTATTTACATTTATTATTTATATGTTAATGATTCCATTGACTTATAAGCAGCAGAAATTTTCAAAATTATCTCAGAAGATGCAACCGGAGATAAAAGAGATTCAGAAAAAATATCAAGGCAAAAAAGATCAGGCTTCTATGATGAAGATGAATGAGGAAACACAGGCCGTTTATGAAAAATATGGCGTATCTCCAACGGGGAGCTGTGTTCAGATGTTAATCCAGATGCCAATACTTTTTGCAATGTACCGTGTAGTATATAATGTACCTGCTTATGTAAGTAGTGTAAAGGAAGTATATACTCCATTGGTAGATAAGATAACGAATGTATCAGGTTTTCAGGATATTATAGAAAAGTTCGTTGAAACTGCTAAAGTTAGACCAATGTATGGCTTGAATTTTGAAACAGCAACATCTACATCTAATTCTATTATTGATGTATTGTATGCGCTTCCAAGTCATGGTTGGGAATTATTAAAGGATAGTTTTACCGGATTATCAGATATTATTAGCAGTACAGCAGATCAGGTAGCTCATTTAAATAATTTTTTAGGAATTAATATTGCAAACACACCATTTTCCATGGTGAAAAATGGCTGGAGTGAAAAAGATTTTATTTTAATCATTGCAGCATTAGCTGTACCGTTGGTTTCCTATTTGACACAGGTAATTAACATTAAATTAATGCCTACTTCTTCCGGAGCAGGTGATAATGATGCAATGGCAAGACAGATGAAGACTATGAACACAATGATGCCTTTATTCTCATTATTTATGTGTTTCAGTGTTCCTGTAGGTCTTGGTCTTTACTGGATTGCAGGTTCTATGATTCGTTGTATCCAGCAGTTGATTATTAATAAACGTATGGAAAATCTTGACCTGGACGTTATTATTGAACAGAATAAAGAAAAGGCTAAGAAAAAGAAAGAAAAAAGAGGAATTTATCAGAACCAGATTGCAAATGCAGCAAAAATGAATACTAGAAATATCCAGGAACCAATGAGTGCAAAAGAAAAGGATGCAAAGATTCAGCAGACTGCAGAATATGCAAAAACAGCGAAAAAAGGAAGCCTTTTAGAAAAGGCAAATATGGTAAAAGAATTCAATGAACGTAACAACAAGTAG